Proteins found in one Gardnerella vaginalis ATCC 14018 = JCM 11026 genomic segment:
- the pstS gene encoding phosphate ABC transporter substrate-binding protein PstS, which produces MRKNAVKNNAVKNKSIKLNTNLNIRAITAGLLASATLVSFAACGDNVPASNSQSSANTSAKIVGNFQGSGASSQQVAVEAWIAGFQSKNPGAKIAYNPTGSGAGVTTFMTGATAWAGSDKSLSDDELEKSKSVCANGTTAFDVPVYVSPIAVIFNLKGISDAGKHINMDASTIAKIFDGKITRWNDDAIKSQNPKLKLPDKPITVVHRSDKSGTTQNFLSYIKDVAPSDWSYNLSENWPNSVGQGAKGTSGVVSTIRMADGAIGYADFSQVGKLGTVAVKVGDSYNEISPEGGSITINDSKVDEDAAAKSKHRVVVKINHKTEEKGAYPIVLVSYDIVCGAYKDAATARFAKSWLSYVTSKDGQAAAQGAAGTAPLPEKLMGRINKSIQSIGK; this is translated from the coding sequence ATGCGTAAAAATGCAGTAAAAAATAATGCAGTAAAAAATAAATCAATCAAGTTGAACACAAATTTGAACATTCGCGCGATTACAGCAGGATTGCTAGCGTCCGCAACTTTAGTGAGCTTTGCAGCTTGTGGAGATAATGTTCCTGCAAGTAATTCGCAATCGTCCGCAAATACTAGCGCAAAAATCGTAGGAAACTTCCAAGGTTCGGGTGCATCTTCCCAGCAGGTTGCTGTAGAAGCGTGGATTGCAGGATTCCAATCAAAAAATCCTGGCGCAAAAATCGCATATAATCCAACTGGCTCGGGTGCAGGAGTTACAACGTTTATGACGGGAGCCACAGCGTGGGCTGGGTCCGATAAATCGCTAAGCGACGACGAGTTAGAAAAGTCAAAGTCGGTTTGCGCTAATGGCACTACGGCTTTCGACGTTCCAGTATACGTTTCTCCAATCGCAGTAATCTTTAATCTAAAAGGCATTTCGGATGCTGGAAAACACATAAATATGGATGCTTCTACAATCGCAAAAATCTTCGACGGCAAGATTACGCGTTGGAATGATGATGCGATTAAATCGCAAAATCCAAAGCTAAAGCTACCAGATAAGCCGATTACAGTTGTTCACAGGTCCGATAAGTCTGGCACAACGCAGAACTTCTTAAGCTACATAAAAGACGTTGCGCCAAGCGATTGGTCCTACAATCTTAGCGAAAATTGGCCAAATAGCGTGGGTCAGGGCGCAAAAGGCACGTCTGGCGTTGTTTCCACAATCCGCATGGCAGACGGAGCGATTGGATACGCGGACTTCTCGCAAGTTGGAAAGCTTGGAACTGTGGCAGTAAAAGTGGGAGATTCTTACAACGAGATTAGCCCAGAAGGTGGCTCTATAACCATTAACGATTCAAAGGTTGACGAAGATGCTGCAGCAAAATCAAAGCACCGCGTTGTTGTTAAAATAAACCACAAAACGGAAGAAAAAGGCGCTTATCCTATTGTGCTAGTTTCTTACGATATTGTGTGCGGCGCTTACAAAGATGCTGCAACTGCACGATTTGCAAAGTCTTGGCTTAGCTACGTTACCAGCAAAGATGGCCAGGCTGCGGCTCAAGGTGCTGCTGGAACTGCGCCTTTGCCAGAAAAGCTTATGGGCAGGATTAACAAGTCGATTCAGTCGATAGGCAAGTAA
- the pstB gene encoding phosphate ABC transporter ATP-binding protein PstB, producing MGQRIDVKHLNIYYGDFLAVEDVNISIEPNKVTAFIGPSGCGKSTVLRTLDRMHEITPGARVEGQVLLEGRDLYGKDVDPVAVRRDVGMVFQRPNPFPTMSIRENVLAGVRLNNRHISKQDADDLVEWALRGANLWNEVKDRLDKPGIGLSGGQQQRLCIARAVAVHPQVLLMDEPCSALDPISTLAVEDLINELKRDYTIVIVTHNMQQAARVADYTAFFNLKAVGKPGHLEYFADTTTMFNNPRNTEAERYISGRFG from the coding sequence ATGGGTCAGCGCATTGATGTTAAGCATTTGAACATTTACTATGGTGATTTTCTAGCAGTAGAAGACGTTAACATAAGCATTGAGCCAAACAAGGTTACGGCTTTTATTGGGCCTTCGGGATGTGGAAAATCAACGGTTTTGCGCACTTTAGACCGCATGCACGAGATTACTCCAGGCGCTCGCGTGGAAGGTCAGGTGTTGCTTGAAGGCCGTGATTTGTATGGCAAAGATGTGGATCCTGTGGCAGTTCGCCGAGATGTTGGAATGGTGTTTCAGCGTCCAAATCCTTTCCCAACAATGTCTATTCGAGAAAACGTTCTTGCAGGAGTTCGCTTAAATAATCGCCATATTTCAAAGCAAGATGCCGACGACCTAGTTGAGTGGGCTTTGCGCGGCGCGAATTTGTGGAACGAAGTTAAAGATAGACTAGATAAGCCAGGAATCGGGCTTTCTGGCGGCCAGCAGCAACGACTTTGTATTGCGCGAGCTGTGGCTGTGCATCCGCAAGTGCTTCTTATGGACGAGCCTTGTTCTGCTCTTGACCCGATTTCTACTCTTGCTGTAGAAGATTTGATTAACGAGCTTAAGCGCGATTACACGATTGTGATTGTAACGCACAACATGCAGCAGGCAGCGCGCGTTGCCGACTACACTGCGTTCTTTAACCTTAAGGCGGTTGGAAAACCAGGGCATCTTGAGTATTTTGCAGATACTACCACCATGTTCAACAATCCGCGCAATACGGAGGCGGAACGCTACATTTCTGGCCGCTTTGGGTGA
- the pstA gene encoding phosphate ABC transporter permease PstA yields the protein MMQNSESLQAGSVSASSESPKIDFNKFRPTRSRIASRKRKDAFMRVLIFLSFVVALIPLLSLLFTTIVNGIKRLNLDFLTHNMTYVVGGAATGTGGYGGILHAIIGTLEITFGAMLISIPIGIMCSVYLIEYARGSRLATLINLVVDVMSGIPSIVAGLFAFSSFTIFVGPGTINGFEGSVALSLLMLPTVVKSCQEMLKIVPNDLREAALALGVTKQRMITKIVLRTALPGIVSGCILAVARVVGETAPLLMAAGFIASTNFNLFDGQMTTLPVYVYQEYSKLSANCPANAPSSCVTTIPMERAWAAALALIVIVLLLNIVGRVVARVFSVKAK from the coding sequence ATGATGCAAAATTCAGAATCGTTACAAGCTGGCTCTGTTAGCGCAAGCAGCGAATCTCCAAAAATCGACTTTAACAAGTTCCGTCCAACGCGTTCTAGAATCGCAAGTCGTAAGCGAAAAGACGCGTTTATGCGCGTGCTAATCTTCCTGTCTTTTGTAGTTGCTCTAATTCCGCTTCTTTCTTTGCTTTTTACGACTATTGTAAACGGCATTAAGCGACTAAACCTTGACTTTTTAACGCATAATATGACGTATGTGGTTGGTGGCGCTGCTACTGGCACAGGTGGTTACGGCGGTATTTTGCACGCCATTATTGGAACTTTGGAGATTACTTTTGGCGCAATGCTGATTTCGATTCCGATTGGAATTATGTGCTCCGTGTATTTGATTGAGTATGCGCGAGGAAGTCGCTTAGCTACGTTGATTAATCTTGTTGTAGACGTTATGAGCGGAATACCTTCGATTGTGGCTGGCTTGTTTGCGTTTTCTAGCTTTACGATTTTTGTGGGTCCTGGAACAATCAACGGTTTTGAAGGGTCGGTTGCGCTTTCGCTGCTTATGCTTCCGACTGTTGTTAAGTCGTGTCAAGAAATGCTAAAAATTGTGCCGAACGATTTAAGAGAAGCGGCGCTGGCTCTAGGCGTTACAAAGCAGCGCATGATTACAAAAATTGTGTTGCGAACCGCCTTGCCTGGCATTGTTTCTGGCTGCATTCTTGCGGTTGCACGCGTGGTTGGAGAGACGGCTCCGCTTTTAATGGCAGCTGGGTTTATTGCATCCACGAATTTCAATCTTTTTGACGGGCAAATGACCACTTTGCCAGTGTACGTTTACCAAGAGTATTCAAAGCTTTCGGCGAATTGCCCAGCTAACGCGCCATCTTCGTGCGTTACTACGATTCCAATGGAGCGAGCATGGGCAGCGGCCCTTGCCTTGATTGTGATTGTTTTGCTGCTGAATATTGTTGGGCGAGTTGTGGCGCGCGTGTTTTCAGTAAAAGCAAAGTAA
- the pstC gene encoding phosphate ABC transporter permease subunit PstC: protein MSSKQRTEISKDAHKSGHFAGGFAGGFADRLFKSVALLCGLLILMVLTAVALFLLFQALPIVGANKSQVSQVFLDFTGGKAHDFLSYVAPMVFGTVLMSALALLLAFFVSIGIALFISHYAPPKMVPLLSGVVDLLAAIPSVIYGLWGGLVLVPSIYPFWKFISHIFGWIPLFAGPAASPSRSAATVSVVLAVMILPIITSMARDIFQQAPRLQQEGALALGATKWEMIKLAVLPFAKSGIVSASMLGLGRALGETMAVLMILSPGFTFKFNILQASQNQTIAANIAAQYPEANGLGVSALIATGLVLFVISFAVNLIARKITGKASA, encoded by the coding sequence GTGAGTTCTAAACAAAGAACTGAAATCAGTAAAGATGCGCACAAAAGTGGCCATTTTGCAGGTGGTTTTGCAGGTGGTTTTGCAGACCGCTTGTTCAAAAGCGTAGCGCTTTTATGCGGATTGCTGATTTTAATGGTGCTTACAGCTGTGGCGTTGTTCTTGCTGTTTCAAGCGTTGCCGATTGTAGGCGCAAACAAAAGCCAAGTAAGTCAAGTATTTTTAGACTTTACGGGAGGCAAAGCGCACGATTTCCTAAGCTACGTAGCGCCAATGGTTTTTGGAACTGTTCTTATGTCTGCGCTCGCTCTGCTCCTTGCATTCTTTGTTTCGATTGGAATCGCGCTGTTTATAAGCCACTATGCTCCGCCAAAAATGGTGCCGCTTTTAAGTGGTGTAGTCGACTTGCTTGCTGCGATTCCGTCCGTAATCTACGGTCTTTGGGGCGGATTGGTGCTAGTTCCATCCATATACCCATTCTGGAAGTTTATCTCGCACATTTTTGGCTGGATTCCGCTTTTTGCAGGTCCTGCGGCAAGTCCTTCGCGTAGTGCTGCAACCGTTAGTGTTGTTCTTGCTGTTATGATTTTGCCGATTATAACTTCTATGGCGCGAGACATTTTCCAGCAAGCTCCGCGATTGCAGCAAGAAGGCGCGCTCGCTCTTGGTGCCACAAAGTGGGAGATGATAAAGCTAGCGGTTTTGCCGTTTGCAAAGTCGGGAATTGTTTCCGCGTCTATGCTTGGTCTTGGTCGCGCGCTTGGCGAGACAATGGCAGTTCTTATGATTTTGTCTCCAGGATTCACCTTTAAATTCAACATTTTGCAAGCTTCACAAAACCAGACGATTGCAGCAAACATAGCAGCGCAATACCCAGAAGCCAACGGATTGGGTGTTAGTGCGCTTATTGCTACAGGTTTGGTGCTGTTTGTTATTTCATTCGCTGTAAACCTTATTGCTCGCAAAATCACGGGAAAGGCGAGTGCATGA
- the mtnN gene encoding 5'-methylthioadenosine/S-adenosylhomocysteine nucleosidase, which yields MPKFTKIAIIGAMEEEVTHIAGSLSNVKHNKAASLDVSCGVLECEDGGKIEVAATVGGMGLVNAAATAQYLIDTYKPQAVIFSGIAGNLNKNLHTNDVVLGKTLKYLDTDMRMINQWKPFTNEYHSDDYLLKTADSVLTKMGINHILGTIASGGYFVDTPEKVAEVIEATQADAVEMEGAAILHVAARNDVPALVVRAMSDNADTKYEEFHTFDISEYADTAAKMTVNIVRNL from the coding sequence ATGCCTAAGTTTACAAAAATCGCCATTATTGGCGCTATGGAAGAAGAAGTTACTCACATTGCCGGTTCTCTTAGCAATGTTAAGCATAATAAGGCAGCCAGCTTAGATGTATCTTGTGGCGTGCTTGAATGCGAAGATGGCGGAAAAATCGAAGTTGCTGCAACAGTTGGCGGAATGGGACTTGTAAATGCCGCTGCAACTGCACAGTATTTAATTGATACGTACAAGCCGCAGGCCGTAATCTTTTCGGGAATTGCGGGAAATCTCAATAAAAATTTGCATACGAATGATGTTGTTCTTGGAAAAACATTAAAATATTTAGACACCGACATGCGCATGATTAATCAGTGGAAGCCGTTTACAAACGAATATCATTCAGACGATTATCTTCTTAAAACTGCAGACAGCGTTTTAACAAAGATGGGCATTAACCACATTTTGGGAACAATCGCCTCTGGCGGATATTTTGTAGACACGCCCGAAAAAGTGGCGGAAGTGATTGAGGCGACTCAAGCGGATGCTGTAGAAATGGAAGGCGCTGCGATTCTTCACGTTGCTGCAAGAAACGACGTTCCAGCGTTAGTTGTGCGCGCAATGAGCGATAATGCAGACACAAAATACGAGGAGTTCCACACTTTCGACATATCCGAATACGCGGATACAGCTGCAAAAATGACGGTAAATATTGTTAGGAATTTGTAG